The following proteins come from a genomic window of Pirellula staleyi DSM 6068:
- a CDS encoding DUF1553 domain-containing protein, with protein MTFLYYTRHAVLAFVLLTLGVVTPGSAAESDPTAKADGRITAADLDFFEKKIRPVLVSNCYQCHSASSKEVKGGLRVDTKLGIRKGGDSGPAVVARDAAASLLLQAMRHENGMEMPPGKKLPDSVLADFEHWISRGAPDPRAAQATTVGSKINLADARKFWSFQPVKVVPPAAVKNPTWAISEIDRYILAQLEAANLAPVKDADPITWLRRVTLDLTGLLPTHEEIAAFQANSNLKARAAVVDRLLASPQFGERWGRHWLDLARYGESTGKERNVAYPHAWRYRDYVIDSFNADKPYDEFLKEQLAGDLLPAKDDAEKNEHLTATGFLAIGPKSLNERNREQFLMDVADEQLDVSTRAVLGLSVACARCHDHKFDPIPTTEYYAMVGIFRSTEVFAGVKPGNNQTGYKGEALSLIDPAKKQTLSADERKQLAQLRTSEEQLQKQLVAARQEAGPAADKPKKKLTAEEKLSAKNKKKNPALTAVNRLTKELAEIRGQIAALEAKLAPPGEPVMAVRDASDIHDVRVNIRGEVSDLGDVVPRGYVRVITTPMAPSVNPQQSGRLQLAAWMTSKNNPLTARVFANRVWQHLFGRGLVETVDNFGAMGELPTHPELLDYLASRFMENQWSIKSLVREVVLTRAYALSSEHSAAAYEVDPDNKLVWHMSRKRLEAEVIRDCLLAASGELDLTRPAASLVTKVGEGEFGRGLKADALKSNVKFRSVYLPLVRGMLPDVLSIFDVADPEMVVGQRDVTTVATQALFLMNSPVVAEASQRTATLIVNQSGLDNTARARLAFERVLARNPSPAELAKVLEHVESCKAASDSAVAEQAAWTDVVHALFSTAEFRLAY; from the coding sequence ATGACTTTTTTGTACTACACACGCCATGCCGTTTTGGCTTTTGTGCTGCTCACGCTCGGTGTTGTCACGCCAGGGAGTGCTGCTGAAAGCGATCCTACGGCGAAAGCGGATGGCCGCATCACAGCCGCCGACCTCGATTTTTTCGAGAAGAAGATTCGCCCTGTCCTCGTTTCGAACTGCTACCAGTGCCACTCGGCCAGCAGCAAGGAAGTGAAGGGGGGGCTGCGTGTCGATACGAAGCTCGGCATTCGCAAGGGTGGCGATTCGGGACCAGCGGTGGTGGCGCGCGATGCTGCAGCAAGCCTGTTGCTGCAAGCGATGCGTCACGAGAACGGCATGGAGATGCCTCCGGGGAAGAAACTCCCCGACAGCGTGCTGGCCGACTTTGAACATTGGATTTCGCGTGGCGCGCCCGATCCTCGCGCGGCGCAGGCCACCACCGTCGGAAGCAAAATCAATCTCGCCGACGCCCGCAAGTTTTGGTCGTTCCAGCCTGTCAAAGTGGTCCCTCCTGCAGCCGTGAAAAATCCTACCTGGGCCATCAGCGAAATCGATCGCTACATTCTCGCGCAACTCGAAGCCGCGAATCTTGCCCCAGTCAAAGATGCCGATCCCATCACCTGGCTGCGGCGAGTCACACTCGATCTCACCGGTCTACTTCCGACGCATGAAGAGATCGCAGCTTTCCAGGCCAACTCGAATCTCAAAGCTCGCGCCGCTGTGGTCGATCGTCTCCTCGCCTCGCCACAGTTTGGTGAACGCTGGGGACGTCACTGGCTCGATCTGGCTCGCTATGGCGAATCGACCGGCAAGGAACGGAACGTTGCTTATCCCCACGCCTGGCGCTATCGCGATTATGTGATCGACAGTTTTAACGCCGACAAGCCATACGACGAGTTCTTGAAAGAACAACTGGCCGGGGATCTGTTGCCCGCCAAAGACGACGCGGAGAAGAACGAGCATCTCACCGCCACTGGTTTTTTGGCAATCGGTCCAAAGAGCTTGAATGAACGGAATCGCGAACAGTTTTTGATGGACGTGGCCGACGAGCAACTCGACGTCAGCACGCGCGCTGTGCTCGGACTGAGTGTCGCCTGCGCACGCTGTCACGATCACAAGTTCGATCCGATTCCAACCACCGAGTACTACGCGATGGTCGGGATTTTTCGAAGCACTGAAGTTTTTGCAGGGGTGAAGCCTGGCAACAATCAAACGGGCTACAAGGGCGAGGCGCTCTCGCTCATCGATCCCGCGAAGAAACAAACGCTGTCGGCCGATGAGCGGAAGCAACTCGCGCAGCTCCGCACCAGCGAAGAGCAGCTGCAAAAACAATTGGTCGCCGCTCGTCAGGAGGCTGGTCCTGCTGCCGATAAACCGAAAAAGAAATTGACCGCTGAAGAGAAGTTGTCTGCGAAGAATAAAAAGAAGAATCCAGCACTAACCGCCGTCAATCGCTTGACGAAAGAACTGGCCGAAATTCGCGGCCAAATCGCTGCGCTCGAAGCAAAACTAGCCCCTCCGGGCGAGCCTGTGATGGCAGTTCGCGATGCCAGCGACATCCACGATGTGCGCGTGAATATTCGTGGTGAAGTTTCCGACCTCGGCGATGTAGTTCCACGCGGCTATGTGCGCGTGATCACGACGCCGATGGCACCGAGCGTCAACCCGCAACAAAGTGGTCGTCTGCAACTCGCTGCATGGATGACGAGCAAAAACAATCCACTCACCGCGCGCGTGTTTGCGAATCGTGTTTGGCAACACCTGTTTGGCCGCGGGCTGGTCGAAACCGTCGATAATTTCGGCGCGATGGGTGAGCTTCCGACGCATCCCGAATTGCTCGACTATCTCGCCTCGCGCTTCATGGAAAATCAATGGTCGATTAAGTCACTCGTTCGTGAAGTGGTGCTCACCCGCGCTTATGCACTTTCCAGCGAACACAGCGCCGCTGCTTATGAAGTCGATCCCGATAACAAACTCGTTTGGCACATGAGTCGCAAGCGACTCGAAGCTGAAGTGATTCGCGACTGCTTGCTGGCAGCTTCGGGTGAGCTCGACCTCACTCGTCCTGCGGCTTCGCTAGTCACGAAAGTGGGCGAAGGGGAGTTTGGTCGTGGACTGAAAGCCGACGCATTGAAGTCGAACGTTAAATTTCGCTCGGTCTATTTGCCCCTCGTACGTGGCATGCTTCCCGATGTGCTATCGATTTTCGATGTCGCTGATCCAGAGATGGTGGTGGGACAACGCGACGTAACCACTGTCGCGACTCAGGCACTATTTCTGATGAACAGCCCGGTGGTTGCAGAAGCTTCGCAGCGGACGGCAACCTTGATCGTTAATCAGTCGGGACTCGATAACACAGCTCGCGCTCGACTCGCGTTTGAACGTGTACTAGCACGCAATCCCTCGCCAGCGGAGCTTGCCAAAGTGCTCGAGCATGTCGAGTCGTGCAAAGCTGCCAGTGACAGTGCAGTAGCCGAGCAAGCTGCATGGACCGATGTGGTTCATGCACTCTTTTCGACCGCAGAATTTCGCCTCGCCTATTAA
- a CDS encoding DUF1559 domain-containing protein, giving the protein MTITFRCPHCGKETQVADQYAGQSGPCAACGKTITIPAPGHPLSGPPLPGFSAAPLPPPKSSSGGSTLILVLVGVIGGLVVCGGILVALLLPAVQAAREAARRSQSTNNMRQIGLAIHNYHDTYNCLPPAVIYDSSGRPMCSGFVALLPFLEQGALANRWDYSKPWNDPVNMPLSMTVIPYLKDPSSTNPNPAHTDYLFIDGPGTALDITNGYNRISSVTDGLSNTMAVVEAKTSNVSWAEPGSFNIAQFAGGLPPGNHRRGNIVLILDGSVRFIDSNSASPEMLHALSTMDGGETVAY; this is encoded by the coding sequence ATGACCATCACGTTCCGCTGTCCTCATTGTGGTAAAGAAACGCAGGTTGCCGATCAGTATGCGGGACAATCGGGACCCTGCGCTGCTTGCGGCAAGACGATCACCATTCCAGCCCCTGGGCACCCCCTCTCGGGCCCGCCGCTGCCTGGCTTCTCTGCTGCTCCTCTGCCGCCACCCAAGTCCTCCTCGGGAGGATCGACCCTCATCCTCGTGCTGGTGGGTGTGATCGGTGGGTTGGTGGTCTGCGGTGGCATTCTCGTTGCCCTGCTTCTCCCGGCTGTTCAAGCTGCACGCGAAGCAGCACGACGATCACAGTCGACAAACAACATGCGGCAAATTGGCCTGGCGATTCACAACTATCACGACACCTACAATTGCTTGCCACCCGCTGTGATCTACGACAGCAGCGGTCGGCCGATGTGCAGTGGCTTCGTCGCTCTGCTGCCATTCCTGGAGCAAGGGGCGCTGGCCAACCGATGGGACTACAGCAAACCGTGGAACGATCCGGTGAACATGCCGCTTTCGATGACGGTCATTCCCTACCTGAAAGATCCCAGCAGCACGAATCCCAATCCGGCTCACACCGATTATTTGTTTATCGATGGGCCCGGCACAGCACTCGATATCACGAATGGTTACAACCGAATCTCTTCGGTCACCGACGGCCTGTCGAACACCATGGCTGTTGTCGAAGCCAAGACCAGCAACGTTAGCTGGGCTGAGCCGGGATCATTTAACATTGCTCAGTTCGCGGGTGGATTGCCTCCAGGCAATCACCGCCGGGGAAATATTGTGCTGATCCTCGACGGTTCGGTGCGATTTATCGACTCCAATTCTGCCTCGCCTGAAATGCTCCACGCCCTGTCGACCATGGATGGTGGCGAGACGGTGGCCTACTAA
- a CDS encoding DUF1559 domain-containing protein produces MTIQFSCPHCANPMSVDDEFAGRTGPCKSCGQSITIPALGNTFGFQINAGPSPAKSSTPRKKSSLGLFLMLGGIAAVGALLIFGVGMAYLNARATTNRLIASNNLKQLVIAMHNYHDQYDAFPPAVVCDSEGKQLYSGTVLLLPFLQTPQGDLLASMFDLSRAWDDPANIGVSQIPLDLMIDPSAPRTTAAATNYFFVTPDYKRAIPAGMEAPGRVELGTGPEASLRLQDFTDGTSNCYLIVDAIIPNQSWAEPMPLLASELQNGFPPSPHPEFTLVAMADGSVQQIEHSTPAAQIYSAAVFNDGQ; encoded by the coding sequence ATGACGATCCAGTTCTCCTGCCCTCACTGTGCCAACCCAATGTCGGTCGACGATGAGTTTGCGGGACGAACCGGCCCCTGCAAGTCTTGTGGTCAGTCGATCACCATACCGGCTTTGGGAAACACCTTTGGATTCCAGATCAACGCGGGACCGAGTCCTGCCAAATCATCCACACCGCGGAAGAAAAGTAGCCTCGGACTGTTCTTGATGCTGGGCGGCATTGCTGCTGTCGGTGCGCTGCTGATATTCGGCGTGGGTATGGCCTACCTTAACGCCCGAGCAACCACGAATCGCTTGATTGCCTCCAACAATCTCAAGCAACTTGTCATCGCGATGCACAACTATCACGACCAATACGACGCCTTTCCACCCGCTGTGGTCTGCGACAGCGAAGGCAAACAACTCTACAGCGGCACTGTGTTGCTGCTCCCCTTTTTGCAGACTCCCCAAGGTGATCTCCTCGCCTCGATGTTCGATCTATCGCGCGCGTGGGACGATCCAGCGAACATCGGCGTGAGCCAGATACCTCTCGACCTCATGATCGATCCCAGTGCTCCACGCACCACGGCGGCCGCGACCAACTATTTCTTTGTCACCCCCGACTACAAACGGGCCATCCCGGCCGGCATGGAAGCTCCCGGAAGAGTTGAATTAGGGACAGGCCCCGAAGCTTCCCTGAGGCTTCAAGACTTTACGGACGGAACATCGAACTGCTACCTGATTGTCGATGCGATCATTCCCAACCAAAGTTGGGCCGAGCCGATGCCTCTCCTAGCCAGTGAGCTGCAAAACGGCTTTCCGCCATCGCCGCATCCCGAATTCACTCTCGTCGCGATGGCCGATGGTTCGGTCCAACAAATCGAGCACTCCACCCCTGCGGCTCAAATTTATAGTGCGGCTGTTTTCAATGATGGCCAGTAA
- a CDS encoding phenylacetate--CoA ligase family protein: protein MLRTTAEERQTARSAPRETIRAHQLQKLNQLLASVVPHNRFYADKLQSVDLPLPSLEAFAECPFTYKEELASSRFPGEFAANLTYPLSCYTRYHQTSGTRGRPLAVLDTPDDWLWWIDCWQYILDAAEVGAEDRVFLAFSFGPFIGFWSAHDAAIARGSLVIPSGGMSTLARLEMIRSCQATVLLCTPSYAQHLAEVAADNQIDTAGLEVRRIIVAGEPGGSIPAIRKRIEAAWNAKLIDHAGASEVGPWGFSDPQSRGLLVNEVEFVAEFLSLESGEAATDNELSELVLTPLGRMGSPVVRYRTGDLVRPRFPESGKGLVLLEGGVLGRVDDMLIVRGVNIFPTAIEQILRSFPEVVEYRVLVRKAGAMDALTIEVEDRLETPERIMRELHLRLGLKIEVACVKLGSLPRYEGKGRRFVDQRNLA, encoded by the coding sequence ATGTTACGAACCACAGCCGAAGAGCGACAAACCGCCCGTAGCGCCCCGCGCGAAACGATCCGCGCCCATCAACTCCAGAAGCTCAATCAGCTGCTGGCGAGCGTGGTGCCGCACAATCGTTTTTACGCCGATAAGCTGCAGTCGGTCGACCTGCCGCTTCCGTCGCTCGAAGCGTTTGCCGAGTGTCCCTTTACGTACAAAGAAGAGCTCGCCAGCAGCCGCTTCCCGGGCGAGTTTGCAGCCAATTTGACCTATCCGCTCTCGTGCTATACCCGCTATCACCAAACGAGCGGCACACGCGGCCGGCCGCTCGCAGTCCTCGATACCCCCGACGATTGGCTCTGGTGGATCGACTGCTGGCAATACATTCTCGACGCTGCTGAAGTGGGTGCCGAAGACCGCGTCTTCCTCGCTTTTTCGTTCGGACCTTTCATCGGTTTTTGGAGTGCTCACGATGCGGCCATTGCCCGCGGATCACTGGTGATTCCCTCGGGGGGGATGAGCACGCTGGCTCGACTCGAGATGATTCGTTCGTGCCAAGCGACCGTGCTACTCTGCACCCCCAGTTACGCACAGCATCTCGCGGAGGTGGCCGCAGATAACCAAATCGATACGGCTGGACTCGAAGTGCGGCGCATCATTGTGGCGGGAGAGCCGGGAGGCTCGATTCCGGCGATTCGCAAACGGATCGAGGCCGCCTGGAATGCCAAACTGATCGACCATGCCGGCGCGAGCGAAGTGGGGCCTTGGGGCTTTAGTGATCCACAGTCGCGCGGGCTGCTAGTGAACGAAGTTGAGTTCGTCGCCGAGTTCTTGTCGCTCGAGTCGGGTGAAGCGGCCACCGATAATGAACTCTCCGAACTTGTTCTCACGCCGCTTGGTCGCATGGGAAGTCCTGTCGTTCGCTATCGCACCGGAGATCTTGTGCGCCCTCGTTTTCCAGAGTCGGGCAAAGGACTCGTGTTGCTCGAAGGGGGTGTGCTCGGGCGCGTCGACGATATGCTCATCGTGCGTGGCGTGAATATCTTCCCGACTGCGATCGAGCAGATCTTGCGCAGCTTCCCGGAGGTAGTTGAGTATCGCGTGTTGGTTCGTAAAGCTGGCGCGATGGACGCCCTGACGATCGAAGTCGAAGATCGACTCGAAACTCCCGAGCGGATCATGCGCGAGCTACATCTGCGACTCGGTCTGAAAATCGAAGTGGCCTGCGTTAAGCTCGGCTCGCTTCCACGCTACGAAGGAAAAGGTCGACGATTTGTCGATCAGCGAAACCTGGCGTAA
- a CDS encoding DUF1559 domain-containing protein, producing MPIAFSCPNCGKQMNVPDQYAGQTGPCAACGKTMTIPGGFAPPPPAGYSGVGPAAPPASKSSGALPVVLIVLVVVGIGVLGCGGVMAALLIPAVSSARQAAKAMQSSNNLKQITLAMHNYHDVYGSLPPAVVRDASGQPLYSGRVLLLPFLEQSYLYDNFDKNKAWNDPANTMVSQTVLKVFQDPSTDNPMSPASNYFFIVGPDALFPEDGSAHSFAQITDGTSLTLAFINANIPNNSWAEPVEMHQDALAAGLPASPYRQGVFTAFADGSVRALPPTTSPTDLRAMTTRNGGEPVMIP from the coding sequence ATGCCAATCGCATTTTCGTGTCCCAACTGCGGCAAGCAGATGAATGTGCCCGATCAATACGCGGGACAAACCGGACCATGTGCGGCTTGTGGCAAAACGATGACGATCCCAGGAGGCTTTGCACCACCTCCACCCGCCGGCTACTCCGGTGTGGGACCAGCAGCCCCACCAGCCTCGAAAAGCAGTGGTGCACTACCGGTGGTGCTAATCGTCCTGGTGGTGGTCGGGATTGGCGTTCTCGGCTGTGGTGGTGTGATGGCCGCGCTTCTCATCCCTGCCGTCTCGAGCGCCCGCCAAGCTGCTAAGGCGATGCAATCGTCGAACAACCTCAAGCAAATCACCCTGGCGATGCACAACTATCACGATGTCTACGGATCGCTGCCGCCAGCAGTCGTGCGCGATGCTTCAGGGCAGCCACTCTACAGTGGCCGCGTGCTGCTCCTGCCATTCCTCGAGCAATCCTATCTCTACGATAATTTTGATAAGAACAAAGCCTGGAACGACCCAGCCAATACGATGGTGAGTCAAACCGTCCTCAAGGTGTTCCAAGACCCTTCGACCGACAACCCCATGAGCCCCGCGAGCAACTATTTCTTTATCGTGGGCCCGGATGCATTGTTTCCTGAGGATGGCTCGGCACATAGCTTTGCCCAAATCACCGATGGGACAAGCTTAACGCTGGCGTTTATCAACGCGAACATTCCGAACAACAGTTGGGCCGAGCCGGTGGAAATGCATCAGGATGCGCTGGCTGCTGGACTTCCAGCTTCTCCTTATCGGCAAGGTGTCTTCACTGCCTTTGCCGATGGTTCGGTTCGCGCCCTGCCGCCAACCACCTCGCCCACCGATTTGCGCGCCATGACCACGCGCAACGGCGGCGAACCTGTCATGATTCCCTAA
- a CDS encoding DUF1501 domain-containing protein, translating to MFDTPLTRRDMLRTSACGFGYLALSSLMAEANLARATQADANPLLPKQPHFEPKAKRVIFLFMQGGPSHVDMFDYKPALEKDDGKSPGAVGAKGGKSRKLMKSPFKFTPAGSSGLPISELFPNLAKNADDLCILNGLHTDLPNHPQAAVQMHTGSFQFVRPSVGAWVLYGLGTENQELPGFITLNPVSRIGGAQNYGSSFLPAAYQGTRIGGEGESLAKATIPNIASRGLSREQQRKQLDLVQAINRERLSGDTVNPQLEGIIESYELAFRMQSAVPKLMEIDDESQETLDMYGIGNKATDNFARQCLLARRFCEAGVRFVELSHPGWDQHNGLRTRLTANCTAIDQPMHALLEDLKRRDMLKDTLVVWGGEFGRTPHAQNDDGRDHNATGFSMWMAGGGVKGGLRYGATDEHGIAATDDKMHIHDLHATMLHLMGLDHTRLTYRYSGRDFRLTDVHGNIATKIIA from the coding sequence ATGTTCGACACCCCTCTCACTCGTCGCGACATGCTCCGCACCTCCGCTTGCGGATTTGGATATCTCGCACTCAGTAGCTTAATGGCTGAAGCAAATCTCGCGCGTGCTACACAGGCCGACGCGAATCCGCTTCTTCCCAAACAGCCTCATTTCGAGCCCAAAGCAAAACGAGTGATCTTCCTGTTCATGCAGGGAGGACCTTCGCACGTCGACATGTTCGACTACAAACCGGCGCTCGAAAAAGATGACGGAAAATCTCCCGGCGCTGTCGGTGCCAAGGGGGGCAAAAGCCGCAAGCTGATGAAGTCCCCCTTCAAGTTCACACCAGCGGGCAGCAGCGGACTGCCGATCTCCGAGCTCTTCCCGAATCTCGCCAAAAACGCCGACGATCTCTGCATCCTCAACGGTCTGCACACCGATCTGCCGAACCATCCGCAAGCAGCCGTGCAAATGCACACCGGCAGTTTTCAGTTCGTGCGGCCGAGCGTCGGTGCGTGGGTGCTCTACGGACTCGGTACCGAGAACCAAGAGCTTCCTGGTTTCATCACGCTTAATCCCGTCTCGCGCATCGGTGGTGCGCAGAACTACGGTAGTTCCTTCCTGCCAGCCGCCTATCAAGGGACGCGCATCGGTGGTGAAGGGGAATCGCTCGCCAAGGCAACCATTCCGAACATTGCCAGCCGCGGACTCTCGCGCGAACAGCAGCGCAAGCAACTCGACCTCGTCCAAGCGATCAATCGCGAACGCCTCTCAGGCGACACGGTGAATCCGCAACTCGAGGGGATTATCGAGTCGTATGAACTCGCGTTTCGCATGCAGTCGGCTGTTCCAAAGCTGATGGAAATCGACGACGAATCGCAAGAAACGCTCGACATGTATGGTATCGGTAACAAAGCGACCGACAACTTCGCGCGACAATGTTTGCTCGCTCGTCGCTTCTGCGAAGCAGGGGTCCGGTTCGTTGAACTCTCGCATCCAGGTTGGGATCAGCACAACGGACTTCGCACGCGGCTCACAGCCAACTGCACCGCGATCGATCAGCCGATGCACGCGCTGCTGGAAGACTTGAAACGTCGCGACATGCTCAAAGATACGCTGGTCGTTTGGGGTGGCGAGTTTGGCCGCACGCCGCATGCACAAAACGACGACGGACGCGACCACAACGCAACCGGCTTTTCGATGTGGATGGCTGGTGGTGGTGTGAAAGGTGGCCTGCGTTACGGTGCGACCGACGAGCACGGTATCGCCGCTACTGACGACAAAATGCACATCCACGATCTCCATGCCACGATGCTGCACTTGATGGGGCTCGACCACACGCGGCTGACCTACCGCTACAGCGGTCGCGATTTCCGTCTCACCGATGTCCACGGCAACATCGCCACCAAGATCATCGCCTAG
- a CDS encoding cysteine desulfurase-like protein: MNGFTHEQLTKIRAQFPALAVEVAGEPAAYFDGPAGTQVPQPVIDAMVHYLSKNSANHGGLFATAIASDAMLDAAHLACAEFVGASDPGEIIFGQNMTSLTFAISRAIARTWKPGDEIVVTRLDHDANVSPWVLAARDAGVTVRWIDVRDEDLTLDLSQLDAILSPRTRLVAVGAASNSTGGVNPIREITARAQRGGALVYIDAVHLSPHQLPDVQQIGCDFLACSAYKFFGPHTGILWGKRALLESLEAYKVRPSPTDLPGKWMTGTQSHESIAGVLACIEYLANLHAAVEGVSSGQQSRREKLAQSYARIAAHERSLAEQFLRGMRELSHYRVMGITDLARLEERVATFSLIHTTITPRQLAIELGERGLFAWHGNYYALNLSERLGREPAGMLRVGMVHYNTHHEVERLLAALRQIDR; encoded by the coding sequence GTGAACGGATTTACTCACGAGCAGCTAACCAAGATTCGTGCGCAGTTTCCTGCTCTCGCGGTGGAAGTGGCGGGGGAACCTGCGGCGTACTTCGATGGCCCTGCGGGGACACAGGTGCCGCAGCCAGTGATCGATGCGATGGTGCATTATCTGTCGAAGAACAGCGCGAATCATGGTGGACTATTTGCCACCGCGATCGCCAGCGATGCGATGCTCGATGCGGCCCACCTGGCGTGCGCGGAGTTCGTCGGCGCGAGCGATCCTGGCGAGATCATCTTTGGTCAGAATATGACCTCGCTGACGTTCGCCATCAGCCGCGCGATTGCGCGAACCTGGAAACCGGGGGACGAAATCGTCGTGACGCGGCTCGATCACGATGCCAACGTAAGCCCGTGGGTACTCGCCGCGCGCGATGCGGGAGTGACCGTTCGCTGGATCGATGTGCGCGACGAGGACCTCACGCTCGATTTGTCGCAGCTCGATGCCATCCTCTCGCCGCGCACGCGGCTGGTGGCGGTGGGAGCTGCTTCGAACAGCACCGGGGGTGTGAACCCGATTCGCGAAATCACAGCGCGAGCCCAGCGCGGGGGAGCACTCGTCTACATCGATGCAGTTCATCTGTCGCCGCATCAACTTCCCGACGTTCAGCAAATCGGCTGCGATTTTCTGGCCTGCAGCGCGTACAAGTTCTTTGGCCCTCACACGGGCATTCTGTGGGGTAAACGGGCACTACTCGAGTCGCTCGAGGCTTACAAAGTGCGCCCCAGTCCCACCGATCTTCCGGGCAAATGGATGACCGGCACGCAGAGCCACGAATCGATTGCTGGAGTGCTGGCGTGCATCGAATACCTGGCCAATTTGCATGCCGCTGTGGAGGGCGTTTCATCCGGCCAGCAATCGCGCCGCGAAAAGCTCGCGCAAAGCTATGCCCGGATCGCAGCCCACGAGCGCTCGCTCGCAGAGCAATTCTTGCGCGGGATGCGTGAGCTTTCGCACTATCGTGTGATGGGAATCACCGATCTAGCGCGACTCGAGGAGCGCGTCGCTACTTTCTCGCTCATTCACACTACGATTACGCCACGACAACTTGCGATCGAGTTGGGCGAGCGGGGCCTGTTTGCATGGCACGGCAACTACTACGCCTTGAATCTCAGCGAGCGACTCGGACGCGAGCCCGCTGGCATGCTACGTGTCGGCATGGTGCACTACAACACGCATCACGAGGTCGAACGCCTGCTCGCCGCGCTCCGTCAAATCGATCGGTAA
- a CDS encoding MFS transporter, whose protein sequence is MSRSPKTPAPQSADDSSQLASTSTGRGSLLVIFLTVFVDLLGFGMVLPIVPLYAKSFSEKYALEAWQTGLLIGALMSSFSLMQFLLVPFWGRLSDHYGRRPIILIGLAGATFFYALFGVATAMQSLTLMFVARIGAGIAGATIATAQAYIADSTTTKNRNKGMALIGAAFALGFTLGPTLGGVAILAGGAIHLSPWPGYAAGLFSGVALLLAIFCLPESLRPGSEKAHSKLFDREALAAALRIPTIGTLLLTSFLAVFSFGNFESTLSLQIDTMVQKQTSPETTPAFLASLLRFANWLGHESPDNVKLIVVLAVFAYLGLVLTIVQGFVVRRLAGKVPETTMAIIGSVLATVGFLILGLAAMRADFHLLLIAMAVEVSGFALVNPSLQSLISRRSDPAVQGGILGLAQSTSSLARILGPVFGNYLFSRSVGAPFWAAAVLMVLAVVMMFFTIGAKQDFTPETKAV, encoded by the coding sequence ATGTCACGCTCTCCCAAAACGCCTGCCCCTCAATCGGCCGATGATTCGAGCCAGCTCGCCTCGACCTCCACGGGCCGCGGCAGTTTGCTCGTCATTTTTCTGACGGTGTTTGTGGATCTCTTAGGGTTTGGCATGGTGCTTCCCATCGTGCCACTTTACGCCAAATCGTTTAGCGAAAAGTACGCACTCGAGGCATGGCAAACCGGTCTGCTGATCGGCGCGCTGATGTCGAGTTTTTCCCTGATGCAATTTTTACTCGTCCCGTTTTGGGGGCGTTTGAGCGACCATTATGGTCGTCGGCCGATCATTCTGATTGGTCTGGCAGGGGCAACATTTTTCTACGCCCTGTTTGGTGTGGCGACCGCGATGCAAAGCCTGACGCTGATGTTCGTCGCGCGTATCGGAGCTGGCATCGCTGGCGCAACGATCGCCACCGCGCAGGCTTACATTGCCGACAGCACAACGACCAAAAATCGCAACAAAGGTATGGCTTTGATCGGTGCCGCGTTCGCGCTCGGCTTCACACTCGGCCCGACACTTGGTGGCGTTGCGATTCTTGCTGGTGGCGCAATACATCTGAGTCCTTGGCCCGGCTATGCCGCTGGCTTGTTCTCGGGTGTAGCGCTGCTGCTTGCTATTTTCTGTCTCCCCGAGTCGCTTCGTCCCGGCAGCGAAAAGGCCCACTCAAAACTGTTCGATCGCGAGGCACTCGCGGCCGCACTACGGATCCCCACGATCGGCACCTTGCTGCTGACATCGTTCCTCGCCGTCTTCTCGTTCGGCAATTTCGAATCGACGTTGTCGCTGCAAATCGACACGATGGTGCAGAAGCAAACGTCGCCTGAAACAACCCCGGCGTTCCTCGCATCGCTCTTACGTTTTGCGAACTGGCTGGGGCACGAGAGCCCCGACAATGTGAAGCTGATTGTGGTGCTCGCGGTATTTGCTTATCTCGGCTTAGTCCTCACGATTGTGCAAGGATTTGTCGTCCGCCGTCTCGCGGGAAAAGTACCCGAAACAACGATGGCGATCATTGGCAGCGTGCTTGCCACTGTCGGGTTTTTAATCCTGGGGCTTGCTGCGATGCGTGCCGATTTTCACTTGCTTTTGATTGCGATGGCGGTGGAAGTATCGGGCTTTGCGCTCGTGAATCCGTCGCTTCAGTCGCTTATTTCGCGGCGCAGTGATCCAGCGGTACAAGGGGGAATTTTGGGACTCGCGCAAAGCACATCGTCGCTAGCGCGTATCTTGGGTCCCGTGTTTGGAAACTATCTTTTTTCACGCAGCGTTGGTGCGCCGTTCTGGGCAGCTGCCGTGCTGATGGTGCTGGCCGTGGTGATGATGTTCTTTACGATCGGCGCAAAGCAAGACTTCACCCCTGAAACCAAAGCGGTTTAG